CGGCAGGTACTCGTAAATGCTCGCCCCTGCGCCAATCAGCGCCGTGTAGAAGTCATGCGCCGCCCAGCGCGTCAGCGGTACATCAGTCCGAGACGGCACCAGCAGCCGCACGTCGACACCACGACGGGCTGCCTGCATCAATTGCTGCTGCATGAGCAGGTCCGGAACGAAATAGGGCGTCGTCAAATAAATTCGTTCCCGCGCCGTGGCAATCGCTTCTAGGTACAGGCAGCGGATGTAACGACCGCACTTACGCGTGTCATTGACAGCAAGACCGGTCGAGCCGCCGCTCGCCGGTATTGCAAGCCGCTCGCCCCGCCAGAATGCGTCGAACAATTTGCCTGCCTGTAGAACAAGCGGTCCCGAGATTGCAACGTGACTGTCGCGCCATCGCGTTTCGCCGTACAAGCGGCGAGAACTCGCTCGGTGGATGTTGAATCCGCCCACATAGGCGACTTGGTCGTCGACCACCAGCAGCTTGCGGTGGTTGCGTCGGTTGTAGCGCATGGGATGCCGCCAGCTCCAACGATGAAACCACTTGACGCGCACACCCCGCTTGCAAAGCATTCGCAAAAGAGACCGCGACATTCCGCCACGCGCACCCTCCGCGTCCAGGTGAAGCCGCACGCCGATCCCCATTTGCGCCCTCTCGGCCAATGCCTCAGCGAACGACTGACCTACCTCGTCGCCCGCGAAGATGTAGCTCTCAAGGCGAATAGCGATGCGAGCGTTTCGGATCGAAGTCAGCATCGCTGCGTACAGTACGTCGCCTTCGACGAATAGTTCCGTCTCCGCCGGCCCGGGTGCCGGTCGTGCTTCGTCCTTGGCGATCGCCGTGGTTCGCGTCATCTTTTCGGAGGCCAAAGATGCGCCCCTGTCTGGCGAGTGGAATTCATCGATCGGTCACTCGATCGAACAGGTATCGGTTCGGCGCGTTCCGCCTGAGTCTTTCGGCCGGGATCCATCGGGAATTGCCGCCCCCCAGGCAGGCCGAGCCAGGAGGATCCCCAATAGCCCGACCAACGGCGCCGCCAACCACGCGAAGCTGGTCTGCGCCAACGCGCCGAACAGCCAGCCACCGGCCGCTGCCCCGAGAGTCTGGCCCAAGCCAGCGGCGGCGGCCAAGCCACCCATGGTGGTACCGAGACTTCCGCGCGAGGCGCCCGCAGCGCGGTAGGCGATGACCGGCAAGATCAGTCCGGTTCCGACCGCAGTGAAACTGATCCCTGCATACATCCAGGCGTTGGAATGATGGAAGGCGAGAACGGACAGGCCAACGATTGCCACAATCAGGCCGGTCGCCACAACCCGGCGCCCCGGCACCTTGTCCAGGAGAGCGGTGAAGAATAGCAATGCATTCACCGCCAACATCGCAAAAGCGCATTCCGCGAACATCATCGCTACTTCGCGCCGCGATGTGCCGATATGGAGCTGGCCCTGAAGCACGATGCCCAATTCGAAAGCCGACAGCACGAATGTGACTGCGCCACTAAGCCAGAGGAGCGCGACGCGGTCTGTTCTGAACGTTGGCACCTCCTTCGATCCGGCCAGTGCAGCGACGATAGGTTCGGGCAGCGTGCGCGTCAGCCCTATCATCATGACAGCGCCGAAGATCGCGGACAACACGATAACGGCCTGTGCCGTGAGTGCGGCGGTAGTTGCA
The sequence above is drawn from the Pseudolysobacter antarcticus genome and encodes:
- a CDS encoding MFS transporter gives rise to the protein MLLLRPWQLVWLAAAVFVISAGYGALLPQWQGWLAILNPGASAAAVSRHIGFLSGMYTAGVLVGAPFWGALADRIGLGRVLIVGLVGYVSSLLVMLVPAFETLWGIYTLRVTTGFFVAAVVPVVSALVAEHTPQMQRARRFAWLGAMSLLGFLFGPALNIVARSVGSWADDGATTAALTAQAVIVLSAIFGAVMMIGLTRTLPEPIVAALAGSKEVPTFRTDRVALLWLSGAVTFVLSAFELGIVLQGQLHIGTSRREVAMMFAECAFAMLAVNALLFFTALLDKVPGRRVVATGLIVAIVGLSVLAFHHSNAWMYAGISFTAVGTGLILPVIAYRAAGASRGSLGTTMGGLAAAAGLGQTLGAAAGGWLFGALAQTSFAWLAAPLVGLLGILLARPAWGAAIPDGSRPKDSGGTRRTDTCSIE
- a CDS encoding phospholipase D-like domain-containing protein, translating into MASEKMTRTTAIAKDEARPAPGPAETELFVEGDVLYAAMLTSIRNARIAIRLESYIFAGDEVGQSFAEALAERAQMGIGVRLHLDAEGARGGMSRSLLRMLCKRGVRVKWFHRWSWRHPMRYNRRNHRKLLVVDDQVAYVGGFNIHRASSRRLYGETRWRDSHVAISGPLVLQAGKLFDAFWRGERLAIPASGGSTGLAVNDTRKCGRYIRCLYLEAIATARERIYLTTPYFVPDLLMQQQLMQAARRGVDVRLLVPSRTDVPLTRWAAHDFYTALIGAGASIYEYLPRMMHAKTMTIDSKWAVLGTSNFDYRSFFL